One Haloterrigena salifodinae DNA window includes the following coding sequences:
- a CDS encoding SDR family NAD(P)-dependent oxidoreductase — translation MNDQFSLEDRVAVVTGGGRGIGRAIAIELADAGAAVVPSARSSDEIEAVADEIEAAGGDAVAVPADVTDPDAVADVIDRADDAFGGVDVVVNNAGFNPDDALGQPEDVETESLDRVLDVNLNGAYEVTRTAADHLLESDGGSVINVASVGGLVGLPRQHPYVASKHGLVGLTKSLSLDWAPEVRVNAVAPGYVSTALTDDLEADDRLRQSIIDRTPLERFADPEEIAGPVVFLASEAASYVTGACLAVDGGWTAR, via the coding sequence ATGAACGACCAGTTCAGTCTCGAGGACCGCGTCGCGGTCGTCACCGGCGGCGGGAGAGGGATCGGCCGCGCGATCGCGATCGAACTCGCCGACGCCGGAGCCGCAGTCGTCCCGTCGGCGCGCTCGAGCGACGAGATCGAGGCGGTCGCCGACGAGATCGAGGCCGCGGGCGGCGACGCGGTCGCCGTCCCCGCGGACGTGACGGATCCCGATGCGGTCGCGGACGTCATCGACCGGGCGGACGACGCCTTCGGCGGGGTCGACGTCGTCGTCAACAACGCCGGCTTCAACCCCGACGACGCGCTTGGCCAGCCGGAGGACGTCGAGACCGAGAGCCTCGATCGGGTGCTGGACGTCAACCTGAACGGCGCCTACGAGGTCACCCGCACCGCGGCCGACCACCTCCTCGAGAGCGACGGCGGGTCGGTGATCAACGTCGCGAGCGTCGGCGGGCTGGTCGGCCTGCCGCGTCAGCACCCCTACGTCGCCTCGAAACACGGCCTCGTCGGCCTTACGAAGAGCCTCTCACTCGACTGGGCCCCCGAAGTGAGGGTTAACGCCGTCGCCCCCGGCTACGTCTCGACGGCCCTGACCGACGACCTCGAGGCCGACGACCGACTTCGGCAGTCGATCATCGACCGCACGCCCCTCGAACGGTTCGCCGACCCCGAGGAAATCGCCGGCCCAGTGGTCTTCCTCGCGAGCGAGGCCGCGAGTTACGTAACCGGCGCCTGTCTGGCCGTCGACGGCGGTTGGACCGCCCGATAG
- a CDS encoding acyl-CoA dehydrogenase family protein, producing the protein MDYADSDRAQELADRARELMEEVVLPIERERAGGMAVSSGTIAELRDAAREYDIYAPQIAAEYGGMGERFRDVLPIFEEAGRSLLGAAAMRVDAPDEGNMHLLELAGDELQKETYLEPLVEGEITSGFSMTEPLDGAGSDPKMIRTTAERDGDEWVINGHKWWTSNGVEADVLIVLARTDPDTHPYEGCSLFLVPADADGVDIVRDVPHMGDGARGASHAEIVYENVRIPDEHLLGDLNEGFSHAQARLGPARLTHCMRFSGMARRALEIATAYTSEREGFGSTLSDKQSLRHQIADAETRLHVARTAIRDAADRIEDGDGARVPVSMCKVFTANVTQEAVDLAVQCCGANGIGKDLPLADFYEAVRTFRIVDGADEVHRRVIARDAFADVNREELEPLTRFGDPNTRRGSGH; encoded by the coding sequence ATGGACTACGCCGACTCCGACCGCGCACAGGAACTCGCCGACCGCGCCCGCGAGTTGATGGAAGAGGTCGTCCTCCCGATCGAGCGGGAGCGAGCCGGCGGGATGGCCGTTTCGAGCGGGACGATCGCGGAGCTTCGGGACGCCGCCCGCGAGTACGACATCTACGCGCCCCAGATCGCCGCGGAGTACGGCGGCATGGGCGAACGCTTCCGCGATGTCTTGCCCATCTTCGAGGAGGCCGGCCGCAGCCTCCTCGGCGCCGCCGCGATGCGCGTCGACGCCCCCGACGAGGGGAACATGCACCTGCTGGAACTGGCGGGCGACGAGCTACAGAAAGAGACCTACCTCGAGCCGCTCGTCGAGGGCGAGATCACGTCGGGGTTCTCGATGACCGAACCGCTGGACGGGGCCGGCTCGGACCCGAAGATGATCCGGACGACTGCGGAGAGAGACGGCGACGAGTGGGTCATCAACGGCCATAAGTGGTGGACGTCAAACGGCGTCGAGGCCGACGTCCTGATCGTTCTCGCGCGCACCGACCCCGACACCCATCCCTACGAGGGCTGTTCGCTCTTCCTCGTTCCCGCCGACGCGGACGGCGTCGATATCGTGCGCGACGTTCCCCACATGGGGGACGGCGCTCGCGGCGCCTCCCACGCCGAAATCGTCTACGAGAACGTCCGAATCCCCGATGAACACCTGCTCGGCGATCTGAACGAGGGATTTTCCCATGCCCAGGCGCGACTCGGCCCGGCCCGCCTCACCCACTGCATGCGCTTTTCCGGAATGGCCCGGCGCGCCCTCGAGATCGCGACGGCCTACACCAGCGAGCGCGAGGGGTTCGGGTCGACCCTGTCGGACAAACAGTCGCTGCGCCACCAGATCGCCGACGCCGAGACGCGGCTTCACGTCGCCCGGACCGCGATCCGCGACGCGGCCGACCGGATCGAGGACGGCGACGGAGCCCGCGTGCCCGTCTCGATGTGCAAGGTCTTCACCGCGAACGTCACGCAGGAGGCCGTCGACCTCGCCGTCCAGTGCTGTGGCGCCAACGGCATCGGGAAGGACCTCCCGCTGGCGGACTTCTACGAGGCCGTCCGCACGTTCCGCATCGTCGACGGCGCCGACGAGGTCCACCGACGGGTCATCGCCCGCGACGCCTTCGCGGACGTGAATCGCGAGGAACTCGAGCCGCTAACCCGATTCGGCGATCCGAACACGCGACGCGGCAGCGGCCACTAA